From Prionailurus viverrinus isolate Anna chromosome B2, UM_Priviv_1.0, whole genome shotgun sequence, the proteins below share one genomic window:
- the TBCC gene encoding tubulin-specific chaperone C, which translates to MSGQSQDALVGGLSQGAPGGSKAGERKLEVKMETAACSAVAANGAVGSQRDRSLVPERLQRREQERQLEVERRKQKRQNQEVEEEKSDFFAAAFARERAAVEELLEGGESMERLEEAAARLQGLQKLVNDSVLFLAAYDLRQGQEALTRLQTTLAERRQELQPKKRFAFKTRRKDAASAAKVDSAPGAPAAEGILASPPPLKEEGGIGSSWVFGFSNVESQVLEKRAEELHQRDVLLTELSKCTVRLYGNPNTLRLAKARSCTVLCGPVSTSVFLEDCSDCVLAVACQQLRVHTTRDTRIFLQVTSRAIVEDCSGIQFAPYTWSYPGIDKDFEGSGLDRSKNNWNDVDDFNWLARDMASPNWSILPEEERMVQWD; encoded by the coding sequence ATGTCCGGCCAATCACAGGACGCGTTGGTGGGAGGCCTCTCGCAGGGCGCGCCAGGAGGAAGCAAGGCAGGAGAAAGGAAGCTTGAAGTCAAGATGGAGACTGCTGCTTGCTCCGCCGTCGCGGCGAATGGGGCCGTGGGGTCGCAGCGGGACCGGAGCCTGGTGCCTGAGCGGCTTCAGAGACGAGAGCAAGAGCGTCAACTGGAGGTGGAAAGGCGGAAGCAAAAGCGGCAGAaccaggaggtggaggaggagaagagcgACTTTTTCGCTGCCGCCTTCGCTCGGGAGCGAGCAGCCGTGGAAGAGCTTCTGGAAGGCGGAGAATCCATGGAGCGGCTGGAGGAGGCGGCCGCTCGGCTCCAGGGCCTGCAGAAACTTGTCAACGATTCGGTTTTGTTCCTGGCCGCCTACGACCTGCGGCAGGGACAGGAGGCGCTGACGCGGCTACAGACGACCCTGGCCGAGCGGCGCCAGGAGCTGCAGCCCAAGAAGCGTTTCGCTTTCAAGACCCGGAGGAAGGACGCTGCTTCGGCCGCCAAAGTAGACTCCGCTCCTGGAGCCCCGGCGGCGGAAGGCATCCTGGCCTCCCCGCCGCCCttgaaggaggagggaggcatCGGCTCCAGCTGGGTCTTCGGCTTCTCCAACGTGGAGTCCCAAGTCTTggagaagagggcagaggagCTGCACCAGCGTGACGTTCTTTTGACCGAACTGAGCAAATGCACAGTCAGACTGTATGGCAATCCCAACACCCTGCGGCTGGCCAAAGCCCGAAGTTGCACGGTGCTCTGCGGCCCAGTGTCCACCTCTGTGTTCCTGGAGGACTGCAGTGATTGCGTGCTGGCCGTGGCCTGCCAACAGCTGCGCGTACACACTACGAGAGACACCCGCATCTTCTTGCAGGTGACCAGCAGGGCCATCGTGGAAGACTGTAGCGGGATCCAGTTCGCCCCTTATACCTGGAGCTACCCGGGTATCGACAAGGACTTCGAGGGCTCTGGTTTAGATAGGAGCAAAAATAACTGGAACGACGTCGACGATTTTAACTGGCTGGCCCGGGATATGGCCTCCCCAAACTGGAGTATTCTTCCTGAAGAAGAGCGAATGGTCCAGTGGGACTAA